The DNA window AAGATGGCGCGCAGTCGTGATTCGCGAAGCAATTCGCGGAGTCACGGCTGCGCGCTTTTCGTTTACCAGCGGCATCCGGGCTCCGGCACCACACAAAGGAGCTATCACGGATGTCCGGTTACATGGCACTCCTGGAGCAGCGGGGCAAACTCAAGGACGAGGGCGACAAGCTACTCGCCACGGCCCGCGACGCCGGCCGCGTGCTCACTGAGGATGAGGAGGCGCGGTTCGCCGAGATCGAATCCGGCATGAACCGCATCAATGCCGACGTTGCCCGCGAGCAGAAGTGGCGGGAATCGCAGCGGAACGCCCCGGCGCTCGACATCGAAGACCCGGAGCCCGAGACGGCGCAACTGCCGTCCAACCCCGTCCCGAGCGCGAAAACCTACAAGGGGCCGCGGCTGTTCGCCAACATCGCGGAGCAGCTACAGGCCATCCAGGCGGCGGCCACCGGGCGCGGTGTTGACCCGCGGCTGATGGAGTTGCAGGCGGCCGCGCAGGGCGCCGGTGAGGCGGTCCCGGCGGACGGCGGTTACCTCGTCCAGCAGGACTTCGCCAACGAGATCATGCGGCTGATGCACGACCGGGGACAACTCCTGTCCCGCGTGCGGCGCATCCCCGTCTCCGGCAACGGCCTCAAGCTCAACGCCATCGATGAATCGTCCCGCGTGGACGGCTCCCGTGGCGGCGCGGTGCGCGGCTACTGGGTGGACGAGGGTTCGGCCCCGACCGCCAGCCGGCCGAAGTTCAAGCGCGTGAACCTCGAACTGAAGAAGGTCGCCGCGCTCGGCTACGCCTCTGACGAGCTTCTGAGTGACGCGGGCGCGATGTCCGCGATCTTCACGGACGAGTTCGCAAACGAACTGGTGTTCAAAGTCGAGGACGCGATCTACGAGGGCGACGGCGCGGGCAAGCCCACCGGTTTTGCCAACAGCAACGTCAACCCAGCGTTCATCTCGGTGGCGAAGGAGACCGGCCAGACGGCCGCGACCATCGTCTCCAACAACATCATCAAGATGCGCGCGCGGCTCTGGGCTCCGAGCCGGGGCAACTCGGTCTGGTTCATCAACCAGGACACCGAGCCCCAGCTTTCGCTCATGACCATCACGGTCGGCACGGGCGGTGTTCCCGTCTACATGCCAGCCAGCGGGCTGAGCGAGGACGGCTACGACCGCCTCTACGGGCGGCCGGTAGTGCCGATCGAGTTCGCGGCCACGCTGGGCACGGTGGGCGACATCGTCCTTGCCGACCTC is part of the Chloroflexota bacterium genome and encodes:
- a CDS encoding phage major capsid protein, giving the protein MALLEQRGKLKDEGDKLLATARDAGRVLTEDEEARFAEIESGMNRINADVAREQKWRESQRNAPALDIEDPEPETAQLPSNPVPSAKTYKGPRLFANIAEQLQAIQAAATGRGVDPRLMELQAAAQGAGEAVPADGGYLVQQDFANEIMRLMHDRGQLLSRVRRIPVSGNGLKLNAIDESSRVDGSRGGAVRGYWVDEGSAPTASRPKFKRVNLELKKVAALGYASDELLSDAGAMSAIFTDEFANELVFKVEDAIYEGDGAGKPTGFANSNVNPAFISVAKETGQTAATIVSNNIIKMRARLWAPSRGNSVWFINQDTEPQLSLMTITVGTGGVPVYMPASGLSEDGYDRLYGRPVVPIEFAATLGTVGDIVLADLSQYALIDKGGVRQDTSMHVAFTTAEQAFRAQYRVDGQSLWSSALTPFKGSNTVSPFIGLATRA